A genomic region of Elaeis guineensis isolate ETL-2024a chromosome 9, EG11, whole genome shotgun sequence contains the following coding sequences:
- the LOC105032689 gene encoding thylakoid lumenal 17.9 kDa protein, chloroplastic isoform X1 encodes MVMSITRILCSPFSSNSVPQHQTPTATSQNSTIKRLLLSSLAPLTLAITLSSPIASVAIPSTSSQSSLFPSTTPYSQSQNLQLGLENGKIRPCPSTNPGCVSTNPQSSSFAFPWVIPENSSESAVQKLRDAILKTQKNVKIEVDEETPNGHYLQAEVDGGFGRDVMEFLVKGDVVAYRSMAAKVTYIYPFTTALGDSKGQKERMNRIMEDLGWYAPNFESMD; translated from the exons ATGGTGATGTCAATCACTAGAATTCTCTGCTCTCCATTTTCCTCCAACAGTGTCCCCCAGCATCAAACTCCAACGGCTACTTCTCAGAATTCAACCATCAAaaggcttcttctttcttctctggcTCCCCTCACCCTTGCTATCACACTAAGCTCACCCATTGCCAGTGTAGCCATCCCTTCTACCAGTTCCCAGTCTTCTCTATTCCCTTCCACCACTCCCTACTCCCAATCTCAGAATTTGCAGCTTGGATTGGAGAATGG GAAAATTAGGCCATGTCCATCCACAAATCCTGGTTGTGTGTCGACGAATCCACAGTCATCATCTTTTGCTTTCCCATGGGTGATTCCTGAGAATTCCTCGGAGAGTGCTGTTCAG AAATTGAGAGATGCGATCCTGAAAACACAGAAGAATGTGAAGATCGAGGTTGATGAGGAAACTCCCAATG GCCACTATTTGCAAGCCGAGGTTGACGGAGGATTTGGACGTGATGTGATGGAATTTTTGGTTAAAGGAGATGTCGTTGCCTACAGATCTATGGCCGCAAAAGTCACATACATATACCCATTCACAACAGCTTTAGGTGACTCCAAAGGACAGAAGGAAAGGATGAATAGAATCATGGAAGATTTGGGCTGGTATGCTCCAAATTTTGAATCAATGGACTAA
- the LOC105032689 gene encoding thylakoid lumenal 17.9 kDa protein, chloroplastic isoform X4 → MVMSITRILCSPFSSNSVPQHQTPTATSQNSTIKRLLLSSLAPLTLAITLSSPIASVAIPSTSSQSSLFPSTTPYSQSQNLQLGLENGKIRPCPSTNPGCVSTNPQSSSFAFPWVIPENSSESAVQKLRDAILKTQKNVKIEVDEETPNGHYLQAEVDGGFGRDVMEFLVKGDVVAYRSMAAKVTYIYPFTTALGDSKGQKERMNRIMEDLG, encoded by the exons ATGGTGATGTCAATCACTAGAATTCTCTGCTCTCCATTTTCCTCCAACAGTGTCCCCCAGCATCAAACTCCAACGGCTACTTCTCAGAATTCAACCATCAAaaggcttcttctttcttctctggcTCCCCTCACCCTTGCTATCACACTAAGCTCACCCATTGCCAGTGTAGCCATCCCTTCTACCAGTTCCCAGTCTTCTCTATTCCCTTCCACCACTCCCTACTCCCAATCTCAGAATTTGCAGCTTGGATTGGAGAATGG GAAAATTAGGCCATGTCCATCCACAAATCCTGGTTGTGTGTCGACGAATCCACAGTCATCATCTTTTGCTTTCCCATGGGTGATTCCTGAGAATTCCTCGGAGAGTGCTGTTCAG AAATTGAGAGATGCGATCCTGAAAACACAGAAGAATGTGAAGATCGAGGTTGATGAGGAAACTCCCAATG GCCACTATTTGCAAGCCGAGGTTGACGGAGGATTTGGACGTGATGTGATGGAATTTTTGGTTAAAGGAGATGTCGTTGCCTACAGATCTATGGCCGCAAAAGTCACATACATATACCCATTCACAACAGCTTTAGGTGACTCCAAAGGACAGAAGGAAAGGATGAATAGAATCATGGAAGATTTGGGCTG a
- the LOC105032689 gene encoding thylakoid lumenal 17.9 kDa protein, chloroplastic isoform X2 — protein sequence MVMSITRILCSPFSSNSVPQHQTPTATSQNSTIKRLLLSSLAPLTLAITLSSPIASVAIPSTSSQSSLFPSTTPYSQSQNLQLGLENGKIRPCPSTNPGCVSTNPQSSSFAFPWVIPENSSESAVQKLRDAILKTQKNVKIEVDEETPNGHYLQAEVDGGFGRDVMEFLVKGDVVAYRSMAAKVTYIYPFTTALGDSKGQKERMNRIMEDLG from the exons ATGGTGATGTCAATCACTAGAATTCTCTGCTCTCCATTTTCCTCCAACAGTGTCCCCCAGCATCAAACTCCAACGGCTACTTCTCAGAATTCAACCATCAAaaggcttcttctttcttctctggcTCCCCTCACCCTTGCTATCACACTAAGCTCACCCATTGCCAGTGTAGCCATCCCTTCTACCAGTTCCCAGTCTTCTCTATTCCCTTCCACCACTCCCTACTCCCAATCTCAGAATTTGCAGCTTGGATTGGAGAATGG GAAAATTAGGCCATGTCCATCCACAAATCCTGGTTGTGTGTCGACGAATCCACAGTCATCATCTTTTGCTTTCCCATGGGTGATTCCTGAGAATTCCTCGGAGAGTGCTGTTCAG AAATTGAGAGATGCGATCCTGAAAACACAGAAGAATGTGAAGATCGAGGTTGATGAGGAAACTCCCAATG GCCACTATTTGCAAGCCGAGGTTGACGGAGGATTTGGACGTGATGTGATGGAATTTTTGGTTAAAGGAGATGTCGTTGCCTACAGATCTATGGCCGCAAAAGTCACATACATATACCCATTCACAACAGCTTTAGGTGACTCCAAAGGACAGAAGGAAAGGATGAATAGAATCATGGAAGATTTGGGCTG
- the LOC105032689 gene encoding thylakoid lumenal 17.9 kDa protein, chloroplastic isoform X3: MVMSITRILCSPFSSNSVPQHQTPTATSQNSTIKRLLLSSLAPLTLAITLSSPIASVAIPSTSSQSSLFPSTTPYSQSQNLQLGLENGKIRPCPSTNPGCVSTNPQSSSFAFPWVIPENSSESAVQKLRDAILKTQKNVKIEVDEETPNGHYLQAEVDGGFGRDVMEFLVKGDVVAYRSMAAKVTYIYPFTTALGDSKGQKERMNRIMEDLG, encoded by the exons ATGGTGATGTCAATCACTAGAATTCTCTGCTCTCCATTTTCCTCCAACAGTGTCCCCCAGCATCAAACTCCAACGGCTACTTCTCAGAATTCAACCATCAAaaggcttcttctttcttctctggcTCCCCTCACCCTTGCTATCACACTAAGCTCACCCATTGCCAGTGTAGCCATCCCTTCTACCAGTTCCCAGTCTTCTCTATTCCCTTCCACCACTCCCTACTCCCAATCTCAGAATTTGCAGCTTGGATTGGAGAATGG GAAAATTAGGCCATGTCCATCCACAAATCCTGGTTGTGTGTCGACGAATCCACAGTCATCATCTTTTGCTTTCCCATGGGTGATTCCTGAGAATTCCTCGGAGAGTGCTGTTCAG AAATTGAGAGATGCGATCCTGAAAACACAGAAGAATGTGAAGATCGAGGTTGATGAGGAAACTCCCAATG GCCACTATTTGCAAGCCGAGGTTGACGGAGGATTTGGACGTGATGTGATGGAATTTTTGGTTAAAGGAGATGTCGTTGCCTACAGATCTATGGCCGCAAAAGTCACATACATATACCCATTCACAACAGCTTTAGGTGACTCCAAAGGACAGAAGGAAAGGATGAATAGAATCATGGAAGATTTGGGCTG A